Proteins co-encoded in one Lasioglossum baleicum chromosome 3, iyLasBale1, whole genome shotgun sequence genomic window:
- the Znt77c gene encoding zinc transporter 77C isoform X2: MAVKEWFRRLQPVQLYLLLFFTTAFFLVEIVASHVTHSLTLLLNAYHMLCNIIALAGCIASIKYSRRQIGNSNSSSLRNSVICINNEDRASSTSLSTKTKQSRSDRRMKNTFGWARIDVLTMLVCCVFLASFCFSLLVEALQTLIHIDHLDEMHHPMPVLAIGLSGILLNAFCYILIGGYTFNQGIVLHVTVNGDVMLRRNVSSEPAKEGQQLSSQTRRSPLGIPKSQGFRETCRDVLGCVFVMLVSILVYFTDSGVAKYIDPLFAIISAISLFVLSYPYLKESGLILLQTIPNHINIDSLKRELLEAFPGIVNVHDLHVWQLTGQKIISTVHIIFLDPMVYASITNQVTEFFIEMGITQVTIQPEFHKMKPNMEKTGCLIRCHGEHCSSSQCCSKEKFIEDSCSHVTTEQVQSINKRKEIVPAPLVVDLKGFAALGGEASHEGYALDRIASRSTDGQAGDNKDNANDSSYAITVDISNQKCSTNCSPEIES, encoded by the exons ATGGCTGTGAAAGAATGGTTCAGAAGACTACAACCTGTCCAGTTGTACCTGCTCCTCTTCTTCACCACCGCCTTCTTCCTCGTCGAGATCGTTGCTAGTCACGTGACCCACTCGTTGACGTTACTCCTCAATGCCTATCACATGTTGTGCAACATTATCGCACTTGCCGGTTGCATCGCATCGATCAAG TACAGTCGTCGTCAAATCGGCAACAGCAACTCCAGTTCCTTGCGGAATTCCGTGATCTGTATAAACAATGAGGACCGAGCTTCTTCGACATCTCTTTCGACCAAGACCAAG CAATCACGATCGGACAGGAGAATGAAGAACACCTTTGGATGGGCGAGAATCGATGTCCTCACTATGCTTGTTTGCTGCGTTTTCCTCGCGTCCTTCTGCTTCTCCTTGCTGGTTGAAGCGTTGCAGACTTTGATCCACATAGACCATTTGGACGAAATGCATCATCCTATGCCGGTCTTAGCGATCGGCCTTTCCGGCATTCTCCTTAACGCGTTTTGCTACATACTGATCGGAGGGTACACATTCAACCAGGGAATCGTCCTGCATGTCACCGTCAATGGCGACGTGATGTTACGGAG AAACGTTAGTTCCGAACCGGCGAAGGAGGGGCAACAGCTATCTTCCCAGACCAGACGAAGTCCATTGGGTATACCGAAGAGTCAAGGATTTCGAGAAACCTGTCGCGATGTGCTCGGCTGCGTCTTTGTTATGTTGGTGTCTATCCTTGTGTACTTCACCGACTCCGGCGTGGCCAAATACATCGACCCACTGTTCGCTATTATATCCGCTATCTCCCTTTTTGTTCTCAGTTATCCATACC TGAAGGAATCGGGATTGATACTACTTCAAACGATTCCCAACCACATCAACATCGACTCACTGAAAAGGGAATTACTGGAAGCTTTCCCAGGCATAGTGAACGTCCACGATTTGCATGTGTGGCAGCTGACAGGCCAGAAGATTATATCTACTGTTCATATTATATTCTTGGACCCTATG gtATACGCTAGTATTACGAATCAAGTGACGGAATTTTTTATTGAGATGGGTATCACGCAAGTTACCATTCAGCCAGAGTTCCATAAG ATGAAGCCCAACATGGAGAAGACAGGGTGTCTGATTCGCTGTCATGGCGAGCACTGCAGTTCCTCCCAATGCTGCTCTAAAGAGAAATTCATAGAAGACTCGTGTTCGCACGTAACGACGGAACAAGTGCAATCTATAAACAAGAGGAAAGAAATTGTTCCAGCTCCGTTGGTGGTCGATCTGAAAGGATTTGCTGCTCTCGGTGGCGAGGCGTCGCACGAGGGCTACGCGCTCGATAGAATCGCTAGTCGGTCGACTGATGGACAAGCAGGAGATAACAAAGATAACGCGAATGACAGTTCCTACGCGATAACCGTGGACATTAGTAACCAAAAATGCAGTACCAATTGCAGTCCTGAGATAGAGTCGTAA
- the Znt77c gene encoding zinc transporter 77C isoform X4: MPITCCATLSHLPVASHRSSRRQIGNSNSSSLRNSVICINNEDRASSTSLSTKTKQSRSDRRMKNTFGWARIDVLTMLVCCVFLASFCFSLLVEALQTLIHIDHLDEMHHPMPVLAIGLSGILLNAFCYILIGGYTFNQGIVLHVTVNGDVMLRRNVSSEPAKEGQQLSSQTRRSPLGIPKSQGFRETCRDVLGCVFVMLVSILVYFTDSGVAKYIDPLFAIISAISLFVLSYPYLKESGLILLQTIPNHINIDSLKRELLEAFPGIVNVHDLHVWQLTGQKIISTVHIIFLDPMVYASITNQVTEFFIEMGITQVTIQPEFHKMKPNMEKTGCLIRCHGEHCSSSQCCSKEKFIEDSCSHVTTEQVQSINKRKEIVPAPLVVDLKGFAALGGEASHEGYALDRIASRSTDGQAGDNKDNANDSSYAITVDISNQKCSTNCSPEIES, translated from the exons ATGCCTATCACATGTTGTGCAACATTATCGCACTTGCCGGTTGCATCGCATCGATCAAG TCGTCGTCAAATCGGCAACAGCAACTCCAGTTCCTTGCGGAATTCCGTGATCTGTATAAACAATGAGGACCGAGCTTCTTCGACATCTCTTTCGACCAAGACCAAG CAATCACGATCGGACAGGAGAATGAAGAACACCTTTGGATGGGCGAGAATCGATGTCCTCACTATGCTTGTTTGCTGCGTTTTCCTCGCGTCCTTCTGCTTCTCCTTGCTGGTTGAAGCGTTGCAGACTTTGATCCACATAGACCATTTGGACGAAATGCATCATCCTATGCCGGTCTTAGCGATCGGCCTTTCCGGCATTCTCCTTAACGCGTTTTGCTACATACTGATCGGAGGGTACACATTCAACCAGGGAATCGTCCTGCATGTCACCGTCAATGGCGACGTGATGTTACGGAG AAACGTTAGTTCCGAACCGGCGAAGGAGGGGCAACAGCTATCTTCCCAGACCAGACGAAGTCCATTGGGTATACCGAAGAGTCAAGGATTTCGAGAAACCTGTCGCGATGTGCTCGGCTGCGTCTTTGTTATGTTGGTGTCTATCCTTGTGTACTTCACCGACTCCGGCGTGGCCAAATACATCGACCCACTGTTCGCTATTATATCCGCTATCTCCCTTTTTGTTCTCAGTTATCCATACC TGAAGGAATCGGGATTGATACTACTTCAAACGATTCCCAACCACATCAACATCGACTCACTGAAAAGGGAATTACTGGAAGCTTTCCCAGGCATAGTGAACGTCCACGATTTGCATGTGTGGCAGCTGACAGGCCAGAAGATTATATCTACTGTTCATATTATATTCTTGGACCCTATG gtATACGCTAGTATTACGAATCAAGTGACGGAATTTTTTATTGAGATGGGTATCACGCAAGTTACCATTCAGCCAGAGTTCCATAAG ATGAAGCCCAACATGGAGAAGACAGGGTGTCTGATTCGCTGTCATGGCGAGCACTGCAGTTCCTCCCAATGCTGCTCTAAAGAGAAATTCATAGAAGACTCGTGTTCGCACGTAACGACGGAACAAGTGCAATCTATAAACAAGAGGAAAGAAATTGTTCCAGCTCCGTTGGTGGTCGATCTGAAAGGATTTGCTGCTCTCGGTGGCGAGGCGTCGCACGAGGGCTACGCGCTCGATAGAATCGCTAGTCGGTCGACTGATGGACAAGCAGGAGATAACAAAGATAACGCGAATGACAGTTCCTACGCGATAACCGTGGACATTAGTAACCAAAAATGCAGTACCAATTGCAGTCCTGAGATAGAGTCGTAA
- the Znt77c gene encoding zinc transporter 77C isoform X1, with the protein MLMNIDKVFIKIMAVKEWFRRLQPVQLYLLLFFTTAFFLVEIVASHVTHSLTLLLNAYHMLCNIIALAGCIASIKYSRRQIGNSNSSSLRNSVICINNEDRASSTSLSTKTKQSRSDRRMKNTFGWARIDVLTMLVCCVFLASFCFSLLVEALQTLIHIDHLDEMHHPMPVLAIGLSGILLNAFCYILIGGYTFNQGIVLHVTVNGDVMLRRNVSSEPAKEGQQLSSQTRRSPLGIPKSQGFRETCRDVLGCVFVMLVSILVYFTDSGVAKYIDPLFAIISAISLFVLSYPYLKESGLILLQTIPNHINIDSLKRELLEAFPGIVNVHDLHVWQLTGQKIISTVHIIFLDPMVYASITNQVTEFFIEMGITQVTIQPEFHKMKPNMEKTGCLIRCHGEHCSSSQCCSKEKFIEDSCSHVTTEQVQSINKRKEIVPAPLVVDLKGFAALGGEASHEGYALDRIASRSTDGQAGDNKDNANDSSYAITVDISNQKCSTNCSPEIES; encoded by the exons GATCATGGCTGTGAAAGAATGGTTCAGAAGACTACAACCTGTCCAGTTGTACCTGCTCCTCTTCTTCACCACCGCCTTCTTCCTCGTCGAGATCGTTGCTAGTCACGTGACCCACTCGTTGACGTTACTCCTCAATGCCTATCACATGTTGTGCAACATTATCGCACTTGCCGGTTGCATCGCATCGATCAAG TACAGTCGTCGTCAAATCGGCAACAGCAACTCCAGTTCCTTGCGGAATTCCGTGATCTGTATAAACAATGAGGACCGAGCTTCTTCGACATCTCTTTCGACCAAGACCAAG CAATCACGATCGGACAGGAGAATGAAGAACACCTTTGGATGGGCGAGAATCGATGTCCTCACTATGCTTGTTTGCTGCGTTTTCCTCGCGTCCTTCTGCTTCTCCTTGCTGGTTGAAGCGTTGCAGACTTTGATCCACATAGACCATTTGGACGAAATGCATCATCCTATGCCGGTCTTAGCGATCGGCCTTTCCGGCATTCTCCTTAACGCGTTTTGCTACATACTGATCGGAGGGTACACATTCAACCAGGGAATCGTCCTGCATGTCACCGTCAATGGCGACGTGATGTTACGGAG AAACGTTAGTTCCGAACCGGCGAAGGAGGGGCAACAGCTATCTTCCCAGACCAGACGAAGTCCATTGGGTATACCGAAGAGTCAAGGATTTCGAGAAACCTGTCGCGATGTGCTCGGCTGCGTCTTTGTTATGTTGGTGTCTATCCTTGTGTACTTCACCGACTCCGGCGTGGCCAAATACATCGACCCACTGTTCGCTATTATATCCGCTATCTCCCTTTTTGTTCTCAGTTATCCATACC TGAAGGAATCGGGATTGATACTACTTCAAACGATTCCCAACCACATCAACATCGACTCACTGAAAAGGGAATTACTGGAAGCTTTCCCAGGCATAGTGAACGTCCACGATTTGCATGTGTGGCAGCTGACAGGCCAGAAGATTATATCTACTGTTCATATTATATTCTTGGACCCTATG gtATACGCTAGTATTACGAATCAAGTGACGGAATTTTTTATTGAGATGGGTATCACGCAAGTTACCATTCAGCCAGAGTTCCATAAG ATGAAGCCCAACATGGAGAAGACAGGGTGTCTGATTCGCTGTCATGGCGAGCACTGCAGTTCCTCCCAATGCTGCTCTAAAGAGAAATTCATAGAAGACTCGTGTTCGCACGTAACGACGGAACAAGTGCAATCTATAAACAAGAGGAAAGAAATTGTTCCAGCTCCGTTGGTGGTCGATCTGAAAGGATTTGCTGCTCTCGGTGGCGAGGCGTCGCACGAGGGCTACGCGCTCGATAGAATCGCTAGTCGGTCGACTGATGGACAAGCAGGAGATAACAAAGATAACGCGAATGACAGTTCCTACGCGATAACCGTGGACATTAGTAACCAAAAATGCAGTACCAATTGCAGTCCTGAGATAGAGTCGTAA
- the Znt77c gene encoding zinc transporter 77C isoform X3 has translation MLMNIDKVFIKIMAVKEWFRRLQPVQLYLLLFFTTAFFLVEIVASHVTHSLTLLLNAYHMLCNIIALAGCIASIKYSRRQIGNSNSSSLRNSVICINNEDRASSTSLSTKTKQSRSDRRMKNTFGWARIDVLTMLVCCVFLASFCFSLLVEALQTLIHIDHLDEMHHPMPVLAIGLSGILLNAFCYILIGGYTFNQGIVLHVTVNGDVMLRRNVSSEPAKEGQQLSSQTRRSPLGIPKSQGFRETCRDVLGCVFVMLVSILVYFTDSGVAKYIDPLFAIISAISLFVLSYPYLKESGLILLQTIPNHINIDSLKRELLEAFPGIVNVHDLHVWQLTGQKIISTVHIIFLDPMMKPNMEKTGCLIRCHGEHCSSSQCCSKEKFIEDSCSHVTTEQVQSINKRKEIVPAPLVVDLKGFAALGGEASHEGYALDRIASRSTDGQAGDNKDNANDSSYAITVDISNQKCSTNCSPEIES, from the exons GATCATGGCTGTGAAAGAATGGTTCAGAAGACTACAACCTGTCCAGTTGTACCTGCTCCTCTTCTTCACCACCGCCTTCTTCCTCGTCGAGATCGTTGCTAGTCACGTGACCCACTCGTTGACGTTACTCCTCAATGCCTATCACATGTTGTGCAACATTATCGCACTTGCCGGTTGCATCGCATCGATCAAG TACAGTCGTCGTCAAATCGGCAACAGCAACTCCAGTTCCTTGCGGAATTCCGTGATCTGTATAAACAATGAGGACCGAGCTTCTTCGACATCTCTTTCGACCAAGACCAAG CAATCACGATCGGACAGGAGAATGAAGAACACCTTTGGATGGGCGAGAATCGATGTCCTCACTATGCTTGTTTGCTGCGTTTTCCTCGCGTCCTTCTGCTTCTCCTTGCTGGTTGAAGCGTTGCAGACTTTGATCCACATAGACCATTTGGACGAAATGCATCATCCTATGCCGGTCTTAGCGATCGGCCTTTCCGGCATTCTCCTTAACGCGTTTTGCTACATACTGATCGGAGGGTACACATTCAACCAGGGAATCGTCCTGCATGTCACCGTCAATGGCGACGTGATGTTACGGAG AAACGTTAGTTCCGAACCGGCGAAGGAGGGGCAACAGCTATCTTCCCAGACCAGACGAAGTCCATTGGGTATACCGAAGAGTCAAGGATTTCGAGAAACCTGTCGCGATGTGCTCGGCTGCGTCTTTGTTATGTTGGTGTCTATCCTTGTGTACTTCACCGACTCCGGCGTGGCCAAATACATCGACCCACTGTTCGCTATTATATCCGCTATCTCCCTTTTTGTTCTCAGTTATCCATACC TGAAGGAATCGGGATTGATACTACTTCAAACGATTCCCAACCACATCAACATCGACTCACTGAAAAGGGAATTACTGGAAGCTTTCCCAGGCATAGTGAACGTCCACGATTTGCATGTGTGGCAGCTGACAGGCCAGAAGATTATATCTACTGTTCATATTATATTCTTGGACCCTATG ATGAAGCCCAACATGGAGAAGACAGGGTGTCTGATTCGCTGTCATGGCGAGCACTGCAGTTCCTCCCAATGCTGCTCTAAAGAGAAATTCATAGAAGACTCGTGTTCGCACGTAACGACGGAACAAGTGCAATCTATAAACAAGAGGAAAGAAATTGTTCCAGCTCCGTTGGTGGTCGATCTGAAAGGATTTGCTGCTCTCGGTGGCGAGGCGTCGCACGAGGGCTACGCGCTCGATAGAATCGCTAGTCGGTCGACTGATGGACAAGCAGGAGATAACAAAGATAACGCGAATGACAGTTCCTACGCGATAACCGTGGACATTAGTAACCAAAAATGCAGTACCAATTGCAGTCCTGAGATAGAGTCGTAA